In a single window of the Neodiprion virginianus isolate iyNeoVirg1 chromosome 1, iyNeoVirg1.1, whole genome shotgun sequence genome:
- the LOC124310087 gene encoding esterase OVCA2 isoform X3, giving the protein MTEVKKQLQVLALHGYYQSDVVFRGKIGSLRKAFKKEINFTFLRAPHKVPRDPSGKEAEEGAEAYGWWFNNKNSEFKATVGSPECVGLEESLRLVEKCFEEKGPFDGILGFSQGAAFSAILCAMQQQKCLISPFSYRDLSHFVSHIPYFTTNSLVYPVFIFMELQTKLFLLVRYHHEEYHDLNG; this is encoded by the exons ATGACTGAGGTGAAGAAACAACTGCAA GTTCTTGCATTACATGGATATTACCAGTCGGACGTTGTCTTCAGAGGAAAAATTGGTTCTCTGCGAAAAGCattcaaaaaagaaatcaacTTCACATTCCTGAGAGCTCCGCACAAGGTGCCTCGAGACCCGAGCGGtaaagaagcagaagaaggTGCCGAAG CATATGGCTGGTGGTTcaacaacaaaaattcagaattcaaAGCAACTGTGGGCAGCCCTGAATGTGTCGGATTAGAAGAAAGTTTACGATTGGTCGAGAAATGTTTTGAAGAAAAAGGCCCTTTTGATGGAATACTTGGTTTTTCACAGGGTGCAgctttttctgcaattttgtGCGCAATGCAACAGCAAAAAT GTTTAATTTCGCCATTCTCATATCGGGATTTAAGTCACTTTGTGAGCCACATTCCGTATTTTACAACCAACAGTTTAGTCTACCCAGTCTTCATATTTATGGAACTACAGACCAAATTATTCCTACTGGTGAGATATCATCATGAAGAATATCATGATTT AAATGGCTGA
- the LOC124310088 gene encoding uncharacterized protein LOC124310088: MKIALRKFRIPGSLPPASCVPGPLPRATRVPGQALRSSCAQSPLPGETGLPGQALRGSCGAVFQFFVVLHCSCASGPLPGVTRLPGHALRGSCAPSPLSGTTRLQGQALSSFRAPGPLPGETRFLEQALPSSDCPGP; the protein is encoded by the exons atgaaaatcgcgctccgcaaatttcgaataccgggttctctacctcctgcATCCTGCGTTCCGGGTCCGCTTCCTCgtgcaactcgagttccaggacaagcgctccgtagttcctgcgctcaaagtccactacctggtgaaactggacttccaggacaagcgcttcGTGGTTCCTGTGGAGCAG tttTCCAGTTTTTCGTAGTTCTCCATTGTTCCTGCGCTtcaggtccactacctggtgtaactcgacttccaggacacgcgctccgtggttcctgcgctccaagTCCGCTATCTGGTAcaactcgacttcagggacaagcgctcAGTAGTTTTCGCGCGCCgggtccactacctggtgaaactcgattTCTAGAACAAGCGCTCCCTAGTTCTgactgtccaggtccttga
- the LOC124310086 gene encoding thyrotropin-releasing hormone receptor-like gives MPTYIEFELLNNNEIANRSLGFVVGEENSDGYLLTILRLAIVSLGLPLNLVVVAVIIGSNRSMRTASNCYVISIVISNLIVTVQILLDVLKQWIKFCFHTNGVYVAYLTLEASVLTLVIFALERYVAHCHPKSQPGPDFGFSQGAKGVLVIWAMAATFAAMELNLKFHFLTSIQGLIFLASTAMFLVLPTLLIITLGTFVLIDTGSFENTAENDATRVFVALGAVFYVSMAPYRMVSLVRFMAPTLCCSQTILDASYLIVELSAAVNPILYALVSRHFRAAFKETLYGFFAGRGPTITTQIL, from the exons ATGCCAACCTACATCGAATTCGAGCTTCTCAACAACAACGAGATCGCGAATAGAAGCTTGGGCTTTGTCGTAGGCGAGGAGAACAGCGACGGTTACCTCCTGACGATACTCAGGTTGGCAATCGTGTCCCTCGGTTTACCCTTAAACTTGGTAGTGGTGGCAGTGATAATTGGCAGTAATCGATCTATGCGCACTGCTTCCAACTGCTACGTCATCAGCATAGTGATCTCGAACCTCATAGTGACCGTCCAGATCCTCCTGGACGTCCTGAAGCAATGGATCAAATTCTGCTTCCACACTAACGGCGTCTACGTCGCCTACTTGACCCTGGAGGCTTCGGTTCTGACCTTGGTCATCTTCGCGCTCGAACGATACGTCGCACATTGTCATCCGAAATCGCAGCCCGGTCCGGATTTCGGATTTTCGCAGGGTGCCAAAGGGGTCCTTGTAATTTGGGCGATGGCCGCGACCTTCGCTGCGATGGAACTCAACTTGAAGTTCCATTTTCTTACCAGCATCCAGGGCCTCATATTCCTCGCTTCGACCGCTATGTTCCTCGTTCTTCCCACCCTCTTGATCATCACTCTGGGTACATTCGTGCTGATCGATACCGGCAGCTTCGAGAACACCGCCGAAAACGACGCTACCAGGGTTTTCG TGGCCCTCGGTGCGGTTTTCTATGTCAGCATGGCTCCGTATCGGATGGTGTCCTTGGTCCGCTTTATGGCTCCAACGTTATGCTGTTCGCAAACTATACTCGACGCCAGCTACTTGATCGTCGAATTATCTGCGGCGGTTAACCCGATACTCTACGCCCTCGTATCCAGGCATTTTCGAGCCGCGTTTAAG GAAACGCTTTACGGGTTTTTTGCCGGCCGTGGACCGACGATTACCACTCAGATCCTGTGA
- the LOC124310087 gene encoding esterase OVCA2 isoform X2: MTEVKKQLQVLALHGYYQSDVVFRGKIGSLRKAFKKEINFTFLRAPHKVPRDPSGKEAEEGAEAYGWWFNNKNSEFKATVGSPECVGLEESLRLVEKCFEEKGPFDGILGFSQGAAFSAILCAMQQQKCLISPFSYRDLSHFVSHIPYFTTNSLVYPVFIFMELQTKLFLLKWLKIWHHYSPMQPD; the protein is encoded by the exons ATGACTGAGGTGAAGAAACAACTGCAA GTTCTTGCATTACATGGATATTACCAGTCGGACGTTGTCTTCAGAGGAAAAATTGGTTCTCTGCGAAAAGCattcaaaaaagaaatcaacTTCACATTCCTGAGAGCTCCGCACAAGGTGCCTCGAGACCCGAGCGGtaaagaagcagaagaaggTGCCGAAG CATATGGCTGGTGGTTcaacaacaaaaattcagaattcaaAGCAACTGTGGGCAGCCCTGAATGTGTCGGATTAGAAGAAAGTTTACGATTGGTCGAGAAATGTTTTGAAGAAAAAGGCCCTTTTGATGGAATACTTGGTTTTTCACAGGGTGCAgctttttctgcaattttgtGCGCAATGCAACAGCAAAAAT GTTTAATTTCGCCATTCTCATATCGGGATTTAAGTCACTTTGTGAGCCACATTCCGTATTTTACAACCAACAGTTTAGTCTACCCAGTCTTCATATTTATGGAACTACAGACCAAATTATTCCTACTG AAATGGCTGAAGATTTGGCATCACTATTCACCGATGCAACCAGATTGA
- the LOC124310087 gene encoding esterase OVCA2 isoform X4, which produces MTEVKKQLQVLALHGYYQSDVVFRGKIGSLRKAFKKEINFTFLRAPHKVPRDPSGKEAEEGAEAYGWWFNNKNSEFKATVGSPECVGLEESLRLVEKCFEEKGPFDGILGFSQGAAFSAILCAMQQQKLSPIRFNFAILISGFKSLCEPHSVFYNQQFSLPSLHIYGTTDQIIPTGEISS; this is translated from the exons ATGACTGAGGTGAAGAAACAACTGCAA GTTCTTGCATTACATGGATATTACCAGTCGGACGTTGTCTTCAGAGGAAAAATTGGTTCTCTGCGAAAAGCattcaaaaaagaaatcaacTTCACATTCCTGAGAGCTCCGCACAAGGTGCCTCGAGACCCGAGCGGtaaagaagcagaagaaggTGCCGAAG CATATGGCTGGTGGTTcaacaacaaaaattcagaattcaaAGCAACTGTGGGCAGCCCTGAATGTGTCGGATTAGAAGAAAGTTTACGATTGGTCGAGAAATGTTTTGAAGAAAAAGGCCCTTTTGATGGAATACTTGGTTTTTCACAGGGTGCAgctttttctgcaattttgtGCGCAATGCAACAGCAAAAAT TGTCTCCGATTAGGTTTAATTTCGCCATTCTCATATCGGGATTTAAGTCACTTTGTGAGCCACATTCCGTATTTTACAACCAACAGTTTAGTCTACCCAGTCTTCATATTTATGGAACTACAGACCAAATTATTCCTACTGGTGAGATATCATCATGA
- the LOC124310087 gene encoding esterase OVCA2 isoform X1, with protein sequence MTEVKKQLQVLALHGYYQSDVVFRGKIGSLRKAFKKEINFTFLRAPHKVPRDPSGKEAEEGAEAYGWWFNNKNSEFKATVGSPECVGLEESLRLVEKCFEEKGPFDGILGFSQGAAFSAILCAMQQQKLSPIRFNFAILISGFKSLCEPHSVFYNQQFSLPSLHIYGTTDQIIPTEMAEDLASLFTDATRLTHDGGHFIPSRKHLYNDFIQKMLTIKDDSANGSV encoded by the exons ATGACTGAGGTGAAGAAACAACTGCAA GTTCTTGCATTACATGGATATTACCAGTCGGACGTTGTCTTCAGAGGAAAAATTGGTTCTCTGCGAAAAGCattcaaaaaagaaatcaacTTCACATTCCTGAGAGCTCCGCACAAGGTGCCTCGAGACCCGAGCGGtaaagaagcagaagaaggTGCCGAAG CATATGGCTGGTGGTTcaacaacaaaaattcagaattcaaAGCAACTGTGGGCAGCCCTGAATGTGTCGGATTAGAAGAAAGTTTACGATTGGTCGAGAAATGTTTTGAAGAAAAAGGCCCTTTTGATGGAATACTTGGTTTTTCACAGGGTGCAgctttttctgcaattttgtGCGCAATGCAACAGCAAAAAT TGTCTCCGATTAGGTTTAATTTCGCCATTCTCATATCGGGATTTAAGTCACTTTGTGAGCCACATTCCGTATTTTACAACCAACAGTTTAGTCTACCCAGTCTTCATATTTATGGAACTACAGACCAAATTATTCCTACTG AAATGGCTGAAGATTTGGCATCACTATTCACCGATGCAACCAGATTGACCCATGACGGCGGTCACTTTATTCCAAGCCGAAAGCATTTGTACAACGATTTCATTCAGAAGATGCTCACAATAAAAGACGATTCTGCTAACGGATCGGTGTAA